Proteins from one Streptomyces sp. NBC_00390 genomic window:
- a CDS encoding DUF6415 family natural product biosynthesis protein, which translates to MKQGTAPQTSAAAEGHDPRPVDIATMRGTAQRVLALGEAPPLREDLDQLADTLRGHLNVLVPEIRNRVNQLPAMDPAACVARIGVDEAWRRLHTTTGFGPDAAYRQAERLARSVRSLCDHYENLHPPTIPGTTPMATEPG; encoded by the coding sequence ATGAAGCAAGGTACAGCGCCACAGACTTCGGCCGCAGCCGAGGGCCACGACCCGAGACCGGTCGACATCGCCACGATGAGGGGCACCGCCCAGCGCGTGCTCGCCCTTGGTGAGGCACCTCCGCTGCGGGAGGACCTGGACCAGCTGGCCGACACCCTCCGCGGCCACCTGAACGTGCTGGTGCCCGAGATCCGAAACAGGGTCAACCAACTGCCCGCAATGGACCCGGCGGCGTGCGTGGCGCGCATCGGAGTCGACGAGGCGTGGCGGCGGCTGCACACGACCACGGGCTTCGGCCCCGATGCCGCCTACCGGCAGGCCGAGCGCCTCGCCCGTTCCGTCAGGTCCCTTTGCGACCACTACGAGAACCTGCACCCCCCAACGATCCCCGGCACCACACCCATGGCGACCGAACCGGGTTAA
- a CDS encoding class I SAM-dependent DNA methyltransferase, which produces MPAQHDIAAETELWDTYASSAFKDDMEPVFHWTQYAGHGPGPELLDDPSTVLEIGCGTGRAVAYLAQSGIKATGVDLSPVMVKKTAERWGPKGAAFVCAEVLEHLRDRTQTYDAIYSIFGAVWFTDPTKLFPLVIERLNPGGVLAFSHPPAIPGAYGPQGMYKGGFTGKAMYTYRYSYTPERWTQMLEKAGFRDVEASVLDAPEPGHIGTLLIRAHR; this is translated from the coding sequence GTGCCCGCACAACACGACATTGCTGCTGAGACCGAGCTCTGGGACACGTACGCCAGCAGTGCCTTCAAAGACGACATGGAGCCCGTCTTCCACTGGACCCAGTACGCGGGCCACGGTCCGGGCCCCGAGCTCCTCGACGACCCGAGCACCGTCCTGGAGATCGGCTGCGGCACCGGCCGGGCCGTGGCTTACCTGGCACAGAGCGGCATCAAGGCCACGGGGGTGGACCTCTCACCCGTCATGGTGAAGAAGACGGCCGAACGATGGGGGCCCAAGGGCGCCGCATTCGTCTGTGCCGAAGTGCTCGAGCACCTGCGCGACAGAACGCAGACCTACGACGCCATCTACTCGATCTTCGGTGCCGTGTGGTTCACCGACCCCACCAAGCTCTTCCCCCTTGTCATCGAGCGGCTCAACCCCGGCGGCGTCCTGGCGTTCTCCCACCCGCCGGCCATCCCGGGCGCCTACGGACCGCAGGGCATGTACAAGGGAGGGTTCACCGGGAAGGCCATGTACACCTACCGCTACAGCTACACGCCCGAGCGCTGGACCCAGATGCTCGAGAAGGCCGGCTTCCGAGACGTGGAAGCGTCCGTACTCGACGCGCCTGAGCCCGGCCACATCGGTACCCTCCTCATCCGCGCCCACCGCTGA
- the paaK gene encoding phenylacetate--CoA ligase PaaK has protein sequence MTDLLDAAERLGREELGALQLERLQQTLHHVYENVAFYRDAFDKAGLRPEDCRTLADLARFPFTTKADLRDNYPFGMFAVEQSQVRRIHASSGTTGRPTVVGYTERDLDTWADVVARSIRAAGGRPGHKVHVAYGYGLFTGGLGAHYGAERLGCTVIPASGGMTARQVQLIQDFRPEIIMVTPSYMLTLLDEFERQGIDPRATSLKVGIFGAEPWTEEMRREIEERFAIDAVDIYGLSEVMGPGVAQECVETKEGLHIWEDHFYPEVVDPLTGEVLPDGESGELVFTSLTKEAMPVIRYRTRDLTRLLPGTARQFRRMEKVTGRSDDMVILRGVNLFPTQIEEIVLRTTHVAPHFQLRLTREGRLDALTVHAEARAEASAEQRAAAERAIAAAVKHGIGVSVTVEVVDPETLERSVGKIKRIVDLRELREN, from the coding sequence ATGACGGACCTGCTGGACGCGGCGGAGCGGCTCGGTCGCGAGGAGCTCGGAGCCCTGCAGCTCGAGCGGCTTCAGCAGACCCTGCACCACGTGTACGAGAACGTCGCCTTCTACCGGGACGCATTCGACAAGGCAGGACTGCGGCCCGAGGACTGCCGCACCCTCGCCGATCTCGCGCGCTTCCCCTTCACCACCAAGGCCGACCTGCGGGACAACTACCCCTTCGGCATGTTCGCCGTCGAACAGTCCCAGGTGCGGCGCATCCATGCCTCCAGCGGCACGACGGGCCGGCCCACCGTGGTCGGCTACACCGAGCGCGACCTGGACACCTGGGCGGATGTGGTGGCCCGCTCGATCCGCGCGGCCGGCGGCCGGCCGGGCCACAAGGTCCATGTGGCGTACGGATACGGACTGTTCACGGGCGGCCTCGGCGCGCACTACGGCGCGGAGCGCCTCGGCTGCACGGTCATCCCCGCATCCGGCGGTATGACGGCACGCCAGGTGCAGCTGATCCAGGACTTCCGGCCCGAGATCATCATGGTCACCCCGTCGTACATGCTGACACTGCTCGACGAGTTCGAGCGGCAGGGCATCGACCCGCGGGCGACCTCTCTCAAGGTCGGCATATTCGGCGCCGAGCCGTGGACGGAGGAGATGCGCCGCGAGATCGAAGAGCGGTTCGCCATCGACGCCGTGGACATCTACGGGCTGTCGGAGGTGATGGGACCGGGCGTCGCCCAGGAGTGCGTGGAGACCAAGGAAGGACTGCACATCTGGGAGGACCACTTCTACCCAGAGGTCGTCGATCCGCTCACCGGCGAGGTGCTGCCGGACGGCGAGAGCGGTGAGCTCGTCTTCACCTCGCTCACCAAGGAGGCCATGCCGGTGATCCGATACCGGACACGGGACCTCACCAGGCTGCTGCCGGGCACGGCACGGCAGTTCCGCCGGATGGAGAAGGTGACCGGGCGCAGCGACGACATGGTGATCCTGCGCGGCGTGAATCTCTTCCCCACCCAGATCGAGGAGATCGTGCTGCGCACGACCCATGTGGCCCCGCACTTCCAGCTGCGCCTGACCCGCGAGGGACGGCTCGACGCGCTCACGGTGCACGCCGAGGCACGCGCGGAGGCGAGTGCCGAGCAGCGCGCGGCAGCCGAGCGGGCGATCGCCGCGGCCGTCAAGCACGGGATCGGGGTGTCCGTCACGGTGGAAGTGGTCGACCCCGAGACACTCGAGCGCTCGGTGGGCAAGATCAAACGGATCGTGGACCTCCGGGAGCTCCGCGAAAACTGA
- a CDS encoding VOC family protein: MVHVLGSRILLHPTDPQRSRDFYGRALGLAIAREFGTGPERGTVYFLGGGFLEVSGRSDVPPSPALRMWLQVADVHAAHEELRGKGVDVLRPPQEEPWGLVEMWIADPDGVRIALVEVPEHHPLRYRP, translated from the coding sequence ATGGTGCATGTACTGGGCAGCAGGATCCTGCTGCATCCCACCGACCCTCAGCGGTCGCGCGACTTCTACGGCCGTGCCCTCGGGCTGGCGATCGCCCGCGAATTCGGCACCGGACCCGAGCGCGGCACGGTGTACTTCCTCGGCGGCGGCTTCCTCGAGGTCTCCGGCCGCTCGGACGTACCGCCGTCACCGGCCCTGCGGATGTGGCTGCAGGTGGCTGATGTGCACGCAGCCCATGAGGAGTTGCGCGGCAAAGGTGTGGACGTGCTGCGTCCACCGCAGGAGGAGCCGTGGGGACTGGTCGAGATGTGGATCGCAGACCCGGACGGAGTACGGATCGCCTTGGTCGAAGTGCCGGAACACCACCCGCTGCGCTACCGACCCTGA